A single region of the Brachypodium distachyon strain Bd21 chromosome 3, Brachypodium_distachyon_v3.0, whole genome shotgun sequence genome encodes:
- the LOC106866288 gene encoding skin secretory protein xP2-like — protein MKIKRESFIQVRATRSSSRKRGQTSVSSAPGDGEQDAFDAAVVAVATPAGDPRVPDSSSQGTDPAAAAGGVPTAPAPTEGRVIVLTGEVDEDASAETAPVEALQQPTTASNEAVAAAAGDASQGAPSEAGGAEQPLPAGAGGDTLEKPSSPRPAPSNEQEAAGLGHVGDAPLNPDAPSGSQTVAAGSSSSVGPTFSLGVGELAGRTWGRITFDPSVFQQEHQVIDNIQL, from the exons ATGAAGATTAAACGCGAGAGttttatccaggttcgggccacccggag TTCGtcaaggaagagggggcagaccagcGTGTCGTCGGCTCCTGGCGACGGCGAGCAAGACGCCTTTGACGCGGCGGTTGTGGCGGTGGCAACGCCTGCGGGGGACCCAAGGGTCCCTGACTCGAGCTCGCAAGGCACCGACCCGGCGGCAG CTGCCGGAGGGGTGCCAACTGCGCCCGCGCCTACCGAGGGGCGGGTCATCGTCCTTACGGGCGAGGTCGATGAAGATGCTTCGGCGGAGACTGCTCCCGTCGAAGCCCTTCAGCAACCGACCACGGCGTCCAACGAGGCcgtggccgctgccgcaggTGACGCCTCGCAGGGGGCGCCATCTGAGGCAGGCGGTGCAGAGCAGCCCCTGCCAGCCGGGGCGGGTGGCGACACTCTGGAGAAGCCCTCGAGCCCCCGGCCCGCCCCTTCGAATGAGCAGGAAGCAGCGGGGCTCGGCCATGTCGGGGACGCGCCTCTAAATCCCGACGCGCCCTCGGGATCGCAAACGGTCGCGGCGgggtcttcctcctccgtcggaCCAACCTTCAGCCTGGGGGTAGgggagcttgccgggcgaacctggggtcggatcaccttcgaccccagcgtgttccaaCAGGAGCACCaggtgatcgacaacatccaacTGTAA